The genomic region GCCCAGGGGgtctgtgtgtccccccccagcccctgcctgctctgacagcctcccctgtgccctcccctgtgccctcccccagcctaccagcagcagcagcaacctcccccccagtcctacagCTAcaaggagccagcagcccccagctccacgCAGCGCAGCGCTCCTGCCGGGGGGGTGAGTACCAGCTGggggctcccagtgcccccccggGGGGGGCTCCTCCCCtgcaccctccccagcccccagccccagctggactctgctccaggtgaccctgctggggcaggggggctgggagggcccCTCCAGGCTCCCCGGGGGCAgggtcagctctgctcagcctcagccccggccaggggaggaggaggagggaaggggctgcccgggggcaggcctggggggggcgctcagtggctgctgcccacagcccagggaggtgcccaggcagagcctcctggctgcagggcagctccctgaggctgtgccaggggaggggcaggCCCCTGGGGAGTgctgccccggggggggggggggctggaggcagctccactgcaggggggcagcagcctgggggaggcCCTCGGTGCCAGGGCTGAGTGGgggagatggggctgggggagatggggctgggggagatgggggtgggggagatgggggtgggggagagggtgggCTGGTGAGCtgggagctctcttccaacctggttaattctattcccttctccccctccctcccctcccctcccctcctccccctccccctccctcccttccacctcctccccccctgcccccctcccctcccccccagaagCGTTTCCGGGCGGTCTATGACTACACAGCCGCGGATGAGGACGAGGTCTCCTTCCAGGACGGGGACACCATCGTCAACGCGCAGCAGATCGACGAGGGCTGGATGTACGGCACGGTGGAGCGCACCGGCGACACCGGCATGCTGCCGGCCAACTACGTCGAGGCCATCTGagccccgcccccggccccgccccccggccccgcccccgcgGCTCCGcgtgaggctgggggaggggggaggggggaggaggctctcctctctctgccctttCTCTGCGCCTCCCCAGCgcccctcagctctgggggGTCACCCACCCAGGGGGGTCACCCACCCAGGGGGATCACCCACCCAGGGGGGTCACCCACCCAGGGGGATCACCCACCCAGGGGGGTCACCCACAGTGGATGCCATCCCCACCCCGGGTCACCCACCCCGGGTCACCCACCCCGGGTCACCCACCCCGGGTCACCCACTGTGGatgccaaccccccccccccccccagatcacCCACCCCAGCTGACCCACTGTGgatgccacccccacccctggcaTCCCCCCACCCACTTGGTgctcctccagccagcccctggggggTTTCTCCTTGGTGCCACTTTGGCTTTGCTGTGCCTGTTGGCACCGAGGGGGCGCGCTGGGAGGGGGGTGAGAGACcaaactgctgcagctctttcccttctcctttgggtctccagcccagcctgggccccCCCCCTGGCACcgcctgggcagggggaagcagctggagctggcaggaaagggcaggaggagctccctCCTTAGGACCAAAcgccctctgccctggcaggggtgggcagagggcagtgctgggcatgggtgaggctggcagcctccccccggcccccctccagctcctccctgcagcctgagc from Dryobates pubescens isolate bDryPub1 unplaced genomic scaffold, bDryPub1.pri scaffold_120_arrow_ctg1, whole genome shotgun sequence harbors:
- the LOC128899664 gene encoding LIM and SH3 domain protein 1-like, coding for IKYHEEFERSRMGPSPSEGAELERRNSQESANYRRAPEQQHQQQPQHLQPSSPAYQQQQQPPPQSYSYKEPAAPSSTQRSAPAGGKRFRAVYDYTAADEDEVSFQDGDTIVNAQQIDEGWMYGTVERTGDTGMLPANYVEAI